In Archocentrus centrarchus isolate MPI-CPG fArcCen1 chromosome 24, fArcCen1, whole genome shotgun sequence, one DNA window encodes the following:
- the baalcb gene encoding brain and acute leukemia cytoplasmic protein isoform X1, whose translation MRAPCFSHSCVLCCNVNLFELGSRAMGCGGSRTDALEPRYLESWTKETESTWLTSTDADIPLSSIQSIPSENSEAGFTSEKTISPVPDFFEDGLPPPAQAYLKVCSAVSEASLNDVKTNSTPAALACPPQDTMLPSSGTTVQRRSVLHTEEITKWQDNRMSTKQVTITVTQSIHQVDKNGKVKKSLTTYEVMKPVEALKQVATQNT comes from the exons ATGAGGGCCCCCTGTTTCTCCCAcagctgtgtgctgtgctgtaa TGTAAATCTGTTTGAGCTGGGCAGCAGAGCTATGGGCTGTGGGGGCAGCAGAACCGACGCTCTGGAGCCTCGTTACCTGGAGAGCTGGACAAAAGAGACAGAGTCGACATGGCTAACGAGCACAGACGCAGATATCCCCCTGTCATCCATCCAAAGCATCCCCTCTGAGAATTCAGAGGCTGGCTTCACTTCTGAGAAAACAATCAGCCCCG TTCCAGATTTCTTCGAAGACGGCCTCCCGCCACCGGCTCAGGCCTACCTCAAGGTCTGCTCAGCCGTGTCTGAAGCCAGCCTGAACGATGTGAAAACCAACAGCACGCCAGCAGCACTGGCCTGTCCACCGCAGGACACGATGCTGCCTTCATCTGGAACCACAGTGCAGCGCAGAAGTGTCCTGCACACCGAAGAGATC ACAAAATGGCAGGACAATCGGATGTCGACCAAACAGGTGACCATTACAGTGACGCAGAGCATCCACCAGGTGGACAAGAACGGGAAGGTGAAGAAGTCCCTCACAACATACGAGGTTATGAAACCTGTGGAAGCTCTCAAACAGGTGGCAACACAAAACACCTGA
- the baalcb gene encoding brain and acute leukemia cytoplasmic protein isoform X2 — translation MGCGGSRTDALEPRYLESWTKETESTWLTSTDADIPLSSIQSIPSENSEAGFTSEKTISPVPDFFEDGLPPPAQAYLKVCSAVSEASLNDVKTNSTPAALACPPQDTMLPSSGTTVQRRSVLHTEEITKWQDNRMSTKQVTITVTQSIHQVDKNGKVKKSLTTYEVMKPVEALKQVATQNT, via the exons ATGGGCTGTGGGGGCAGCAGAACCGACGCTCTGGAGCCTCGTTACCTGGAGAGCTGGACAAAAGAGACAGAGTCGACATGGCTAACGAGCACAGACGCAGATATCCCCCTGTCATCCATCCAAAGCATCCCCTCTGAGAATTCAGAGGCTGGCTTCACTTCTGAGAAAACAATCAGCCCCG TTCCAGATTTCTTCGAAGACGGCCTCCCGCCACCGGCTCAGGCCTACCTCAAGGTCTGCTCAGCCGTGTCTGAAGCCAGCCTGAACGATGTGAAAACCAACAGCACGCCAGCAGCACTGGCCTGTCCACCGCAGGACACGATGCTGCCTTCATCTGGAACCACAGTGCAGCGCAGAAGTGTCCTGCACACCGAAGAGATC ACAAAATGGCAGGACAATCGGATGTCGACCAAACAGGTGACCATTACAGTGACGCAGAGCATCCACCAGGTGGACAAGAACGGGAAGGTGAAGAAGTCCCTCACAACATACGAGGTTATGAAACCTGTGGAAGCTCTCAAACAGGTGGCAACACAAAACACCTGA